Proteins co-encoded in one Ruegeria sp. YS9 genomic window:
- a CDS encoding DNA topoisomerase IV subunit A yields MNDTIDDPNMEAPDHGGEVAEPLRRAIGERYLTYALSTIMHRALPDARDGLKPVHRRILYAMRELRLSATGGFRKSAKISGDVMGNYHPHGDAAIYDAMARLAQDFNVRYPLVDGQGNFGNIDGDNPAASRYTEARMTIVAEALLEGLNEDAVDFRDNYDGTLTEPVVLPAQFPNLLANGASGIAVGMATNIPPHNISELCDACLHLIKTPDARDDTLLNYVPGPDFPTGGVIVEPPENIAQAYRTGRGSFRLRCKFEVEDLGRGQWQIVVTEIPYQVQKSKLIEKIAELIQSKKIPILADVRDESADDIRLILEPRSKNVDPEVLMGMLYRNSDLEVRFSLNMNVLIDGVTPKVCSMKEVLRAFLDHRQEVLLRRSRHRMAKIDHRLEVLEGFIVAFLNLDRVIDIIRYDDDPKAALMREDWGIDHVRATSEADYVSPKPGEGELSEVQVDAILNMRLRSLRRLEEMELVRERDALMEERAELEDLLADPALQWARIAEQLKETKKTFGKDYEGGARRTQFAEAGQIEEVPLEAMIDKEPITVVCSQMGWIRAMTGHIDLKRELKFKDGDGPRFIFHAETTDRLLVFASNGRFYTVSAANLPGGRGMGEPLRLMVDLPNEAQIIDILIHKPGRKLLVASDAGNGFVVPEDDVLAQTRNGKQVLNVKGDETAMICKPVDGDHVAVVSQNGKFLVFPTQELPEMTRGKGVRLQKYNMARGRQGTLELDGGLSDVTTFNWEEGLKWSMGGDKTRHEADMTQWLAKRASVGKKPPYGFPRDYKFS; encoded by the coding sequence ATGAACGATACGATCGACGACCCCAACATGGAGGCCCCCGACCACGGGGGTGAGGTGGCAGAACCGCTGCGCCGCGCGATAGGTGAGCGTTATCTGACCTATGCGCTGTCCACCATCATGCATCGTGCCCTGCCGGATGCGCGGGACGGATTGAAGCCGGTGCACCGGCGAATCCTCTATGCGATGAGAGAGCTGCGACTCAGTGCAACCGGAGGTTTTCGCAAGTCCGCCAAGATTTCCGGCGACGTGATGGGCAATTACCATCCGCACGGCGACGCCGCGATTTACGATGCAATGGCGCGCCTGGCGCAGGACTTCAACGTGCGTTACCCGCTGGTCGACGGTCAGGGGAATTTCGGCAATATCGACGGCGACAACCCGGCGGCCTCGCGTTACACCGAGGCGCGCATGACCATCGTGGCCGAGGCGCTGCTTGAGGGTCTGAACGAAGACGCCGTGGATTTCCGCGACAACTATGATGGCACGCTGACCGAACCGGTGGTGTTGCCTGCGCAGTTTCCGAACCTGCTGGCCAACGGCGCCAGCGGTATCGCCGTCGGCATGGCCACGAACATCCCGCCGCACAACATCTCGGAGCTTTGTGACGCCTGCCTGCACCTGATCAAGACGCCGGATGCGCGCGACGACACGCTGCTGAACTACGTCCCCGGACCGGATTTTCCGACCGGTGGCGTGATCGTCGAACCGCCCGAGAACATCGCCCAGGCCTATCGTACCGGGCGCGGCTCGTTCCGGCTGCGCTGCAAGTTCGAGGTCGAGGATCTGGGCCGCGGTCAGTGGCAGATCGTCGTTACCGAGATTCCCTATCAGGTTCAGAAGTCCAAGCTGATCGAAAAAATCGCGGAACTGATCCAGAGCAAGAAAATCCCGATCCTCGCGGATGTGCGCGACGAATCCGCCGATGACATCCGTCTGATCCTCGAACCGCGCTCCAAGAACGTGGACCCCGAGGTGCTGATGGGCATGCTCTATCGCAACTCGGACCTCGAGGTGCGGTTCAGCCTGAACATGAACGTGCTGATCGACGGGGTGACGCCCAAGGTCTGCTCGATGAAAGAGGTGCTGCGCGCCTTCCTCGATCACCGGCAAGAGGTGCTGCTGCGCCGCTCGCGTCATCGCATGGCCAAGATCGACCACCGGTTGGAAGTGCTCGAAGGCTTCATCGTCGCCTTCCTGAACCTCGACCGTGTGATCGACATCATCCGCTATGACGACGACCCCAAGGCCGCGCTGATGCGCGAGGACTGGGGCATCGATCATGTCCGGGCGACCAGTGAGGCCGACTATGTCTCTCCCAAACCGGGCGAGGGCGAACTGTCGGAAGTTCAGGTCGACGCCATCCTCAACATGCGCCTGCGCAGCTTGCGCCGTCTGGAAGAGATGGAGTTGGTTCGCGAACGCGACGCGCTGATGGAAGAACGCGCCGAACTCGAAGATCTGCTGGCCGATCCCGCCCTGCAATGGGCCAGGATTGCCGAGCAGTTGAAAGAGACCAAGAAGACCTTTGGCAAAGACTACGAAGGCGGTGCGCGTCGAACGCAGTTCGCCGAGGCCGGGCAGATCGAGGAAGTTCCGCTTGAGGCGATGATCGACAAGGAACCGATCACGGTCGTCTGCTCTCAGATGGGCTGGATTCGCGCCATGACAGGCCATATCGACCTGAAGCGCGAGTTGAAGTTCAAGGACGGCGACGGCCCGCGTTTCATCTTCCACGCGGAAACGACCGACCGGTTGCTGGTCTTTGCCTCGAATGGCCGATTCTATACTGTCAGCGCAGCCAACCTGCCGGGTGGGCGCGGCATGGGCGAGCCTTTGCGCCTGATGGTGGATCTGCCCAACGAGGCGCAGATCATCGACATTCTGATCCACAAACCCGGCCGCAAGCTTTTGGTGGCTTCGGACGCGGGCAACGGCTTCGTGGTGCCCGAAGATGATGTGCTGGCGCAGACGCGCAACGGCAAACAAGTGCTGAACGTCAAGGGTGACGAGACCGCGATGATCTGCAAGCCGGTTGACGGAGACCACGTCGCCGTGGTGTCGCAAAACGGCAAGTTCCTTGTTTTCCCAACCCAGGAGCTGCCCGAGATGACGCGCGGAAAAGGCGTGCGTTTGCAAAAGTACAATATGGCGCGTGGCCGGCAGGGAACGCTCGAGCTGGATGGCGGTTTGTCGGATGTAACGACCTTCAACTGGGAAGAGGGCCTGAAATGGTCCATGGGCGGCGACAAGACCCGACATGAGGCGGATATGACGCAATGGCTGGCAAAACGGGCCAGCGTCGGGAAAAAACCGCCCTATGGCTTCCCGCGTGACTATAAGTTTTCGTGA
- a CDS encoding twin transmembrane helix small protein produces the protein MDLVMVILLLAMAAVVVVLALGIANFGKGGMEAAKRSNKMMRLRILFQFIAVLLIVLFVYLRGQGVQ, from the coding sequence ATGGACCTTGTAATGGTCATTCTTCTTCTGGCCATGGCGGCAGTTGTCGTCGTGCTGGCCTTGGGCATCGCGAATTTCGGCAAAGGCGGCATGGAGGCGGCGAAGAGAAGCAACAAGATGATGCGCCTGCGCATTCTCTTTCAGTTCATCGCCGTGTTGCTGATCGTGCTTTTCGTGTATCTGCGCGGACAGGGAGTTCAATAA
- the phnF gene encoding phosphonate metabolism transcriptional regulator PhnF, protein MSKTPIWKSIALRLTSDIAEGRYQTGDRLPTEAQLAATYGVNRHTVRRALADMSDQGLVHARRGAGVFVAARPTDYPIGKRVRYHKNISASGKIPGKKILALTTRVADEAEAEALGLNKGDPVHVYDGLSLADGQPIALFQSVFPAERFPDILQTLTETQSVTKALQACGVRDYVRVSTRLTARGATATQALQLQLSEGAPVLFSVGINADPDGRPVEYGRTVFAGERVTLTLNEA, encoded by the coding sequence GTGAGCAAAACGCCGATCTGGAAAAGTATTGCCCTGCGCCTGACCTCGGACATCGCCGAGGGACGCTATCAAACCGGAGATCGCCTGCCGACCGAAGCCCAGCTGGCCGCCACCTATGGCGTCAACCGCCACACGGTACGGCGCGCTTTGGCTGACATGTCTGATCAGGGTCTGGTGCACGCTCGGCGCGGTGCGGGCGTTTTTGTTGCGGCACGGCCAACGGATTATCCGATCGGCAAAAGGGTGCGCTATCACAAGAACATCTCGGCCAGCGGCAAGATACCGGGCAAGAAAATCCTGGCTTTGACCACGCGCGTCGCCGATGAAGCCGAAGCCGAAGCTCTGGGCCTGAACAAGGGTGATCCAGTGCACGTCTATGACGGATTGTCCCTGGCAGACGGGCAGCCCATAGCCCTGTTTCAGAGCGTTTTCCCCGCGGAACGATTTCCGGATATCTTGCAGACATTGACCGAAACCCAATCTGTCACCAAAGCGCTGCAAGCCTGCGGCGTCAGGGATTACGTCCGCGTGTCGACTCGCCTGACCGCCCGCGGGGCGACCGCAACGCAGGCGTTGCAACTTCAATTGTCTGAAGGTGCTCCTGTTCTCTTCTCGGTCGGCATCAATGCCGACCCGGATGGACGGCCAGTCGAGTACGGCCGCACGGTTTTCGCGGGTGAGCGTGTAACGCTGACCCTGAACGAGGCATAA
- a CDS encoding electron transfer flavoprotein subunit beta/FixA family protein: MKVLVPVKRVIDYNVKVRVKADGSGVDLANVKMSMNPFDEIAVEEAIRLKEAGKADEVVAVSIGVKQAQETLRTALAMGADRAILVVAADDVHQDIEPLAVAKILAKVVEEEQPGIVLCGKQAIDNDMNATGQMLSALLGWSQGTFASDLDIEGDTAKVTREVDGGLQTISVKMPAIITVDLRLNEPRYASLPNIMKAKKKPLDEKTAADYGVDVTPRLEIVKTEEPPARAAGIIVGSVDELVEKLKEAGAV; encoded by the coding sequence ATGAAGGTACTGGTGCCTGTCAAACGCGTGATTGACTACAATGTGAAGGTCCGCGTGAAAGCGGACGGTAGCGGTGTTGATCTCGCCAATGTCAAAATGTCGATGAACCCGTTCGACGAGATTGCGGTGGAAGAGGCGATCCGCCTGAAAGAAGCCGGCAAGGCCGACGAGGTCGTTGCGGTTTCGATCGGCGTGAAGCAGGCGCAGGAAACCCTGCGCACCGCGCTGGCCATGGGTGCGGACCGCGCCATTCTTGTGGTCGCGGCGGATGACGTCCACCAGGACATCGAGCCTCTGGCCGTTGCCAAGATCCTGGCCAAGGTGGTCGAGGAAGAGCAGCCGGGCATCGTGCTGTGCGGCAAGCAGGCGATCGACAACGACATGAACGCCACCGGCCAGATGCTGTCGGCGCTGCTGGGCTGGTCCCAGGGCACCTTCGCATCCGATCTGGACATCGAAGGCGACACCGCCAAGGTCACCCGCGAGGTCGATGGCGGGTTGCAAACCATCAGCGTCAAGATGCCCGCCATCATCACCGTTGACCTGCGCCTGAACGAGCCGCGCTATGCCTCGCTGCCCAACATCATGAAGGCGAAGAAAAAGCCGCTGGACGAAAAAACTGCCGCCGACTACGGCGTCGACGTCACCCCGCGTCTGGAAATCGTCAAGACCGAAGAGCCGCCGGCGCGCGCGGCTGGCATCATCGTGGGCTCGGTGGACGAGCTGGTCGAGAAACTCAAAGAAGCGGGGGCTGTGTAA
- the rpe gene encoding ribulose-phosphate 3-epimerase: protein MSFDRTIKIAPSILSADFANFGQEIQAIEAQGADWVHVDVMDGHFVPNLTFGPPAVKAFRPHVKTVMDVHLMITPVDPYIQAYADAGADILTAHVEAGPHTHRTLQAIRGAGMKAGVALNPGTPAEAVEHLLDLTDLVCVMTVNPGFGGQKFIDMTGKVKKLRQMIGDRPVHIEIDGGVDPNTAPLVAAAGADVLVAGSAVFKGGSVDQPEVYGENIRAVRAAAESALS from the coding sequence ATGAGCTTTGACCGCACCATCAAGATCGCGCCGTCTATCCTGTCCGCCGATTTCGCCAATTTCGGACAGGAAATTCAGGCCATCGAAGCGCAGGGCGCCGACTGGGTTCATGTTGACGTGATGGATGGCCATTTCGTTCCAAACCTGACCTTTGGCCCTCCAGCCGTGAAAGCCTTTCGCCCGCATGTGAAAACGGTGATGGACGTTCACCTGATGATCACGCCGGTCGATCCCTACATCCAGGCCTATGCCGATGCCGGAGCGGACATTCTGACCGCACATGTCGAAGCTGGCCCCCACACCCATCGCACCTTGCAGGCCATTCGCGGTGCCGGAATGAAAGCCGGCGTTGCCCTGAACCCCGGCACCCCCGCCGAAGCGGTCGAGCATCTGCTGGACCTCACGGATCTGGTTTGCGTGATGACCGTGAACCCCGGCTTTGGGGGCCAGAAATTCATCGACATGACCGGCAAGGTCAAAAAACTGCGCCAGATGATCGGTGATCGTCCGGTGCATATCGAGATTGACGGTGGCGTCGACCCGAATACCGCCCCGCTGGTGGCCGCGGCGGGTGCGGATGTGCTGGTGGCCGGTTCCGCGGTGTTCAAGGGCGGATCGGTGGATCAGCCGGAGGTTTATGGTGAGAACATCCGGGCTGTTCGGGCGGCGGCTGAATCAGCACTGTCCTGA
- a CDS encoding SH3 domain-containing protein, with translation MTRLVLVTFAALGWTFYVMSGGPDFEPRGVRSTEPERVANAPRPSKPAIEPAPAETLVARAAVKPSVPVAPVTEPVAELDEAETKALLSQVAAGLKANPSLFADENVTLTLASLEQGLASLEQVTTDAELPTVELPAPVEAAKDIREISGTRVNLRDGPGTIYPIIGKARIGQQVEVFGDSGTGWLRLRVLPGQQVGWISASLVRKTTN, from the coding sequence ATGACGCGCCTTGTACTTGTTACCTTCGCCGCACTCGGCTGGACTTTTTACGTGATGAGCGGAGGCCCCGACTTTGAGCCGCGCGGGGTCCGCAGCACAGAGCCCGAGCGTGTTGCCAATGCCCCGAGACCTTCAAAGCCAGCTATCGAACCCGCGCCCGCGGAAACGTTGGTCGCGCGTGCTGCGGTGAAGCCCTCGGTGCCGGTCGCACCGGTCACTGAACCCGTCGCCGAGCTGGATGAAGCAGAAACCAAAGCGCTGTTGTCGCAAGTTGCGGCTGGCCTGAAGGCAAACCCCTCGTTGTTCGCTGACGAAAACGTCACTCTGACCCTTGCGTCGCTGGAACAGGGTCTGGCCTCTCTCGAGCAGGTCACCACCGACGCCGAGCTGCCAACGGTTGAACTGCCCGCGCCTGTCGAGGCCGCCAAGGATATCCGCGAAATATCGGGAACCCGCGTGAACCTGCGCGATGGACCGGGGACGATCTATCCGATCATCGGCAAGGCCAGGATCGGTCAGCAGGTTGAAGTCTTTGGGGATTCAGGTACCGGCTGGTTGCGCCTGCGCGTGTTGCCGGGGCAACAGGTTGGGTGGATTTCGGCATCACTCGTCCGGAAAACAACGAACTGA
- a CDS encoding SDR family NAD(P)-dependent oxidoreductase: protein MQKSILITGCSSGIGLDAAHGMRARGWRVFASCRQQRDCDRLRAQGFESPRIDYTDTDSITSGLSYVLEATGGSLDALFNNGAHGLPGAVEDVPTDGLRHIFETNVFGWHELTRQVIPVMREQGHGRIVQCSSVLGLVAFPWRGAYVATKYAIEGLTDTLRLELRDTDIHVSLIEPGPITSKLREKAIPMFEKYIDWENSAIREKYEGSLLKRLYESSGPDRFELPASAVTDKLAHAVEARRPRPRYYVTTPTYIAGILRRILPTNATDRILSDI, encoded by the coding sequence ATGCAGAAATCGATTCTTATCACGGGATGCTCGTCAGGCATCGGTCTGGACGCGGCACACGGCATGCGTGCACGAGGCTGGCGTGTTTTTGCATCCTGCCGCCAGCAACGCGACTGTGATCGCCTACGCGCACAAGGCTTTGAAAGCCCCAGAATCGACTACACCGATACAGACAGCATCACGTCGGGTTTGTCTTATGTTCTTGAGGCAACAGGCGGCTCGCTGGATGCCCTGTTCAACAATGGCGCACATGGCCTGCCCGGCGCGGTAGAGGATGTTCCGACGGATGGCCTGCGCCATATATTTGAGACCAATGTCTTTGGCTGGCACGAGCTGACCCGACAGGTCATTCCCGTCATGCGGGAACAGGGTCATGGCCGGATCGTGCAGTGTTCCTCGGTTCTGGGTCTTGTCGCCTTCCCGTGGCGCGGCGCATATGTCGCCACGAAATACGCGATCGAAGGGCTGACCGACACGCTGCGGCTGGAGCTTCGGGATACCGACATCCACGTCTCCCTGATCGAGCCCGGCCCCATCACCTCGAAACTCCGGGAAAAGGCGATCCCCATGTTCGAGAAATACATCGACTGGGAAAACTCGGCCATTCGGGAAAAGTATGAAGGATCACTGCTGAAGCGTCTTTACGAAAGCAGTGGGCCGGACCGGTTTGAACTGCCCGCCTCTGCCGTCACGGACAAGCTGGCCCATGCGGTCGAGGCCCGACGCCCCAGACCACGTTACTATGTGACCACTCCGACATACATCGCCGGAATCCTGCGCCGGATTCTGCCTACAAACGCCACTGATCGAATCCTTTCGGATATCTGA
- the tuf gene encoding elongation factor Tu, whose protein sequence is MAKEKFERTKPHVNIGTIGHVDHGKTTLTAAITKYFGDFKAYDQIDGAPEEKARGITISTAHVEYETDNRHYAHVDCPGHADYVKNMITGAAQMDGAILVVNAADGPMPQTREHILLGRQVGIPKMVVFLNKVDQVDDEELLELVEMEVRELLSSYDYPGDDIPIIAGSALAAMEGNNPEIGENKIRELMAAVDEYIDTPERAVDQPFLMPIEDVFSISGRGTVVTGRVERGVINVGDEIEIVGIRDTTKTTCTGVEMFRKLLDRGEAGDNIGALLRGVDRDGVERGQVLCKPGSVTPHTKFEAEAYILTKEEGGRHTPFFANYRPQFYFRTTDVTGTVTLAEGTEMVMPGDNVSFGVELIAPIAMENGLRFAIREGGRTVGAGVVSKIIE, encoded by the coding sequence ATGGCAAAGGAAAAGTTTGAGCGTACAAAACCGCACGTCAACATCGGCACGATTGGCCACGTTGACCACGGCAAGACCACGCTGACCGCAGCAATCACCAAGTATTTCGGTGACTTCAAAGCGTATGACCAGATTGACGGTGCGCCGGAAGAGAAAGCGCGCGGCATCACCATCTCGACCGCCCACGTGGAATACGAGACCGACAACCGCCACTATGCGCATGTCGACTGCCCCGGCCACGCCGACTACGTCAAGAACATGATCACCGGTGCGGCGCAGATGGACGGCGCGATCTTGGTTGTGAACGCCGCAGACGGCCCGATGCCGCAAACGCGTGAGCACATCCTGCTGGGCCGCCAGGTTGGCATCCCGAAGATGGTTGTGTTCCTGAACAAAGTTGACCAGGTTGATGACGAAGAGCTGCTGGAACTGGTTGAGATGGAAGTTCGCGAACTGCTGTCCAGCTACGACTACCCCGGTGACGATATTCCGATCATCGCAGGTTCGGCTCTGGCGGCGATGGAAGGCAACAACCCGGAAATCGGCGAGAACAAGATCCGCGAACTGATGGCGGCTGTTGATGAATATATCGACACCCCTGAGCGTGCCGTTGACCAGCCGTTCCTGATGCCGATCGAAGACGTGTTCTCGATCTCGGGCCGTGGTACCGTTGTTACGGGCCGTGTCGAGCGTGGCGTGATCAACGTTGGCGACGAGATCGAAATCGTCGGCATCCGCGACACCACCAAGACCACCTGCACCGGCGTTGAAATGTTCCGCAAGCTGCTGGACCGCGGCGAAGCGGGCGACAACATCGGCGCGCTGCTGCGTGGTGTTGACCGTGACGGCGTTGAGCGTGGCCAGGTTCTGTGCAAGCCGGGTTCGGTGACCCCGCACACCAAGTTCGAAGCCGAAGCCTATATCCTGACCAAGGAAGAGGGCGGCCGTCACACTCCGTTCTTCGCGAACTACCGTCCGCAGTTCTACTTCCGTACGACGGACGTGACCGGCACCGTGACCCTGGCCGAAGGCACCGAGATGGTCATGCCCGGCGACAACGTGTCGTTCGGCGTTGAGCTGATCGCGCCCATCGCGATGGAAAACGGCCTGCGTTTCGCGATCCGCGAAGGCGGCCGCACCGTGGGCGCCGGCGTTGTTTCCAAAATTATTGAATAA
- the phnG gene encoding phosphonate C-P lyase system protein PhnG: protein MANQTEIGIKARKEWMGLLARAPDAALMTLWDGIQDCPSFEWLRRPEVGGVMVRGRIGGTGALFNLGEMTVTRCSVVLQDGTVGHGYVQGRSKSKAEAAALIDAMMQTVASDDLQERLLDPLRLQMQSIKTARAAKAAATKVEFFTLARGED, encoded by the coding sequence ATGGCAAACCAGACGGAAATCGGGATCAAGGCACGGAAGGAATGGATGGGTCTGCTGGCGCGCGCGCCGGACGCCGCCCTGATGACGCTGTGGGACGGCATTCAGGACTGCCCGAGTTTCGAATGGCTGCGCAGGCCCGAAGTGGGTGGTGTCATGGTGCGTGGCCGCATCGGAGGAACCGGCGCTTTGTTCAACCTGGGCGAAATGACCGTTACGCGCTGCTCGGTCGTGTTGCAGGATGGTACGGTCGGTCACGGATATGTTCAGGGCAGGTCGAAATCCAAGGCAGAAGCGGCGGCATTGATTGATGCGATGATGCAGACGGTCGCTTCTGATGATTTGCAGGAACGGCTGCTTGATCCGTTGAGGCTGCAAATGCAGTCGATCAAGACAGCGCGCGCCGCAAAGGCAGCGGCCACCAAGGTCGAGTTTTTCACGCTGGCTCGGGGGGAAGACTGA
- a CDS encoding cob(I)yrinic acid a,c-diamide adenosyltransferase has protein sequence MVVLNKIYTRTGDDGKTALGNGERVAKYSGRVAAYGTVDELNAFVGVARTEAEGDVEIALSRIQNDLFDLGADLCRPDMEKDAEADYPPLRIVSAQIDRLEAEIDAMNEALEPLRSFILPGGSRLAAHLHVCRTVSRRAERLAVELTNMEPVNDVAVKYLNRLSDWFFVAARCANANGKDDVLWVPGANR, from the coding sequence ATGGTCGTACTCAACAAAATCTACACGCGCACCGGCGATGACGGGAAAACCGCCCTGGGCAACGGAGAGCGCGTGGCAAAGTATTCGGGCCGCGTCGCAGCCTATGGCACAGTGGACGAGCTGAACGCTTTTGTAGGCGTGGCACGGACCGAGGCCGAAGGCGATGTCGAAATCGCGCTGTCGCGCATTCAGAATGACCTGTTCGATCTGGGGGCCGACCTCTGCCGACCCGACATGGAAAAAGATGCCGAGGCCGACTATCCCCCCCTGCGCATCGTGTCCGCCCAGATCGACCGGCTGGAAGCCGAGATCGACGCAATGAACGAGGCGCTGGAACCTCTGCGCAGCTTCATCCTGCCTGGTGGCTCGCGTCTGGCAGCACATCTGCATGTGTGCCGCACCGTTTCGCGCCGGGCCGAACGGCTTGCGGTCGAACTGACGAATATGGAACCCGTCAACGACGTGGCGGTCAAATACCTCAACCGTCTCAGCGACTGGTTCTTTGTTGCTGCGCGCTGCGCAAACGCAAACGGCAAAGACGACGTGTTGTGGGTTCCCGGCGCGAACCGGTGA
- a CDS encoding DUF6473 family protein, whose translation MSFHQTNSGKESACQYTNSKLWFRGPSGRLDQPYVACLGGEETFGRFVDCPFPAVLEKRLGKPCVNFGSLFCGVEALSTDPGVLNLVNQSDLCVLQVPDLLRQSNRFYRVHPRRNDRFLEPTADLLGLYPDVDFTEIHFVRHLLEQLSATEDARFEVVAQELREVWIRATGELIERIEPGVVLLWLHVQRQTGSHVDHIVPDAAMIEQMRPLCADVVEVSVAVSARSDALEDVMFGTLQQPIAEHMIGPSAHREIAEHLLIALRNLN comes from the coding sequence ATGAGCTTTCATCAGACAAACAGCGGCAAGGAGTCCGCCTGCCAGTATACCAATTCGAAACTTTGGTTCCGGGGTCCATCCGGCAGGTTGGACCAACCCTATGTGGCCTGTCTGGGAGGAGAGGAAACTTTCGGCAGATTCGTCGATTGCCCGTTTCCTGCCGTGCTCGAGAAGCGATTGGGAAAGCCATGCGTCAACTTCGGCAGCCTGTTTTGCGGAGTCGAAGCGTTGTCCACTGATCCGGGAGTGCTGAATCTGGTCAATCAGTCAGACCTATGCGTGTTGCAGGTGCCCGATCTTCTGCGCCAATCGAACCGGTTTTACCGCGTGCACCCGCGTCGCAACGATCGGTTCCTTGAACCCACCGCGGACTTGCTGGGGCTGTACCCGGATGTTGACTTCACGGAAATCCATTTTGTGCGCCATTTGTTGGAGCAGTTGAGCGCAACAGAAGACGCACGTTTCGAAGTCGTAGCGCAGGAACTGCGAGAGGTCTGGATACGCGCCACCGGGGAACTGATAGAACGGATCGAACCCGGCGTTGTCCTGCTTTGGTTGCATGTGCAGCGGCAAACCGGATCGCATGTTGACCATATCGTGCCCGACGCCGCCATGATCGAACAAATGCGCCCGCTCTGCGCCGATGTCGTAGAGGTTTCGGTAGCTGTATCCGCTCGATCGGATGCTCTCGAGGATGTCATGTTCGGAACGCTTCAGCAGCCGATTGCGGAACATATGATCGGCCCGTCCGCGCATCGAGAAATTGCCGAGCATCTGCTGATCGCTTTGCGGAACCTGAACTGA
- a CDS encoding electron transfer flavoprotein subunit alpha/FixB family protein, whose product MAVLLLAEVNNGELAMDATAKAVTAAKVLGDVTVLAAGGSAAAAGEAAAKIDGVSKVLVAEDPSLGHRLAESTAALIVGLADGYEHIVAPATTDAKNVMPRVAALLDVMVISDASGVVDGSTFERPIYAGNAIQTVKSNDAKKVVTIRTASFDAAGEGGSATVETVSVGENPGLSEWVEDKVAESDRPELTSAGVVVSGGRGVGSEEDFKLIENLADKLGAAVGASRAAVDSGYAPNDWQVGQTGKVVAPDLYVAVGISGAIQHLAGMKDSKVIVAINKDEEAPIFQVADFGLVADLFQAVPELTEKLG is encoded by the coding sequence ATGGCTGTACTTCTGCTTGCCGAAGTGAACAACGGCGAACTGGCGATGGATGCGACCGCAAAGGCCGTGACCGCCGCGAAAGTGCTGGGCGACGTGACCGTTCTGGCCGCGGGCGGCTCGGCCGCTGCTGCCGGTGAGGCTGCGGCCAAGATAGACGGCGTGTCGAAGGTTCTGGTCGCCGAAGACCCGTCGCTGGGCCACCGCCTGGCGGAATCGACCGCGGCCCTGATCGTGGGCCTGGCCGATGGCTACGAGCATATCGTGGCGCCGGCCACCACCGACGCCAAGAATGTGATGCCTCGCGTTGCAGCCCTGCTGGACGTGATGGTGATCTCGGATGCTTCCGGCGTTGTTGATGGCTCGACCTTCGAGCGCCCGATCTACGCGGGCAACGCGATCCAGACCGTCAAGTCGAACGACGCCAAGAAGGTCGTCACCATCCGGACCGCCAGCTTTGACGCGGCCGGCGAAGGCGGTTCGGCCACGGTCGAGACCGTGTCAGTCGGCGAAAACCCCGGCCTGTCGGAATGGGTCGAAGACAAGGTGGCCGAAAGCGACCGTCCCGAGCTGACCTCGGCCGGCGTCGTTGTTTCGGGCGGCCGTGGTGTCGGCTCGGAAGAAGACTTCAAACTGATCGAAAACCTGGCCGACAAGCTGGGCGCCGCGGTTGGTGCGTCGCGCGCGGCCGTTGACTCGGGCTATGCGCCGAACGACTGGCAGGTGGGTCAGACCGGCAAGGTTGTTGCCCCGGATCTGTATGTTGCCGTCGGCATCTCGGGCGCGATTCAGCACCTGGCCGGCATGAAGGACTCGAAGGTCATCGTGGCGATCAACAAGGACGAAGAGGCGCCGATCTTCCAGGTCGCCGATTTCGGCCTGGTCGCAGACCTGTTCCAGGCGGTGCCGGAACTGACCGAAAAGCTCGGCTGA